GGGTTTCTCGTCCTTGCGGTCCGGGCGGATCAGGTGCGCGCCGAGGTCCTCGGTGATGAACCGTTCGAAGTCGCGGCCGGCGAAGCCTTTGTCCCCGAGGATGACCTGCCCGGCCCGGATGAGGTGGTGGTCGTGTTCGAGTAGGGCCTGGGTGACCTCGCGTTCACCGATCTTCGGGTTCGCCAGGCCCCAGATCACGGGCATGCCTTCAGGGGTGCTGATCAGGTAGAGACGCAGGCCCCAGAAGAACCGGGAGTGGGAGGCACAGTAGCCGTAGCCGGCGTGCCCGGACAGGTCGGAGCGTTTGACGGTTTCCCGGGACATGCCGCACGGCACGGGGGTGGAATCGACCAGGCGCAGGACCTCGTGCCAGGACGGGGTGTCCCGTGCCAGCGCGGTGATGGCGGCCGCGATCACAGGGCCCGCGGCCCGGAGACGCTTGTTATAGCCGGATTGGTGCGGAATGCCCGGGAACATGCCGGACAGGTGGATCCGTGAATAACGGATCCACCTGGTCTCCGAGGAGAAGCCGAGCAGGTGCTGTGCCACGGCCAGGCAGAGCAGCTCAGCGTCGCTCAGCACCGGTTTCCGGCCCGGCCGGCGAGCCCTGGACACACCCAGGTCCGGCAGCACATGGTCATCCAAATAGACGTAAAGTGTGGTCAGGAGAGTGTTTAGTTGCGTGTTCACAAACTCGGCTTAACACTCTCCGCCTTACTTTAAAAGCTCCCGCGCCCGCCACGGCAATAGGACTTAGTCATCTAGCCTTGGAGCATGAACAGAATCGGGCGGATGATCCGTGCCCACAGGATCCTGGCCACCACCGCGGGCGTGTCGGTCTTGTTCCTGGTCATCGTTGCCGCCGCCCTGTTCCAGCCTTGGCGGCTGTTTACGAGCAGCAGCGTGAACGAGGCCCTGCCGCTGGCTCCTCCCGCATCAACGTCGGCGTCCCCTTCGACTGCAC
This genomic stretch from Micrococcaceae bacterium Sec5.1 harbors:
- a CDS encoding IS982 family transposase, translated to MNTQLNTLLTTLYVYLDDHVLPDLGVSRARRPGRKPVLSDAELLCLAVAQHLLGFSSETRWIRYSRIHLSGMFPGIPHQSGYNKRLRAAGPVIAAAITALARDTPSWHEVLRLVDSTPVPCGMSRETVKRSDLSGHAGYGYCASHSRFFWGLRLYLISTPEGMPVIWGLANPKIGEREVTQALLEHDHHLIRAGQVILGDKGFAGRDFERFITEDLGAHLIRPDRKDEKPRFGKLGGIRQWIESVFDTLKGQLGLEEHGGRTMAGVYARVAARLLALAAGIWHNWRINAPRKRSLIAYDH